ACAAGTAGTAAAACAATGTGATGGGAGTACACAAGAAATGAATCCGCAGAGAACCTTTCGACAAGAAACTCGTAAAATTCTCTGGTAATTTGATACCACCCAAACATCCTCCTTTCAAGGTAATAGACCTTGTCCTCTAGCTCTTGGCCCTGCGTGTATATTTCCGCCAGTATGGGCGTTCCCCCTTTAACTAGAAACGATGTCAAAGGGCACACACCTCCTCCTTCACCAACCCACAAGGTGTAAGGTCCATCTATAATCCTTTTAATGAGTACATTCGGCAGTGGCCGAATTGTCAGGAATGGGTGACCCTTTGATGGCCTTGAGATCTCCAGACCTTTCTTTGGAATAGCCAAAAGGTCCAGAGTAATTGCTTTCTGAGCTGAAAACGTGCCGCAAACCTCTTTAAGCTCCTTTACGAGGTTTTCATCGACATCCTCCCATTTGCCATTAATGTTCCCAAAGTATCTCATTCCCTGCCCACGAGTTTCGAGAGAAATGACCACGAAATCGTCCCATTCAAAAGACTCTaaaagtttaaaattttggcaCCCATCATCCCTACATAATTCCATTCCGTGACTTTTCACAGAAGAAATTACCACTCCGTCCTTTGGAGTGTATCGTCTGTATCTGATCCCTCCATATTCCCCTCTAAGCACCTCAACCTTGTCTCCATCTGGATCCTCTGAAATATAGATGGTATACGGAGTAAATTCTTGCAATTTATTACTTGTAGTTAGTCCATAATGTGGAGTGTTTTCACGTGGTGAGTTTATACCAGAGACCCCTTCAACGTCCCCCAAAGCACACCTTACCACATGTAGCCAACATATTATAAAGAATGGACCTTTTAATATCATTTTAAAGGGTATTCCAACATACTTTTGGTGATAGCATGATATTACGGGCAACAAACAACCTGGGGTACA
Above is a genomic segment from Theileria equi strain WA chromosome 4 map unlocalized gcontig_1105316255041, whole genome shotgun sequence containing:
- a CDS encoding signal peptide containing protein (encoded by transcript BEWA_050300A) → MILKGPFFIICWLHVVRCALGDVEGVSGINSPRENTPHYGLTTSNKLQEFTPYTIYISEDPDGDKVEVLRGEYGGIRYRRYTPKDGVVISSVKSHGMELCRDDGCQNFKLLESFEWDDFVVISLETRGQGMRYFGNINGKWEDVDENLVKELKEVCGTFSAQKAITLDLLAIPKKGLEISRPSKGHPFLTIRPLPNVLIKRIIDGPYTLWVGEGGGVCPLTSFLVKGGTPILAEIYTQGQELEDKVYYLERRMFGWYQITREFYEFLVERFSADSFLVYSHHIVLLLVVFSMDAF